The Sparus aurata chromosome 10, fSpaAur1.1, whole genome shotgun sequence genome includes the window caagcgggggccatagtggctaaatgccgcctcaccgtgggttttagttcttggttttggtagggataaaaggccagagccggaggacctcagggtccgcgagggttgatatggtaaaagcaggtcagataagtaggagggcgcaatgccgttaagacatttaaaaaccagtaaaagaaccttaaaatcgatcctgaagcgcacggggagccaatgcagtgactctaaaactggtgtaatgtgctcccgccctctggtcctcgtcagcactcgtgcggctgagttctgtaataattggagatttagagtactctttttgggaagaccagagagcagggcattacaataatctaagcgacaggaaataaaagcatgcattagcacctccgtactggcctgggagagaaacgggcggactctggctatgttcttaagatgataaaaacctatttttgtcatatttctgatatgtggaataaaattcagctcagaatcaaaaatcacgcccagattttttactgattgtgttggtttaagatgttgtagttttggaaaaagtttctctctctggccttcaggacctataactaaaacctcagttttgtcctggttgagctgtaggaaattcactgccatccatgacttgatgtctacaatgcagttaagaagggcatcaatttgatctgtttcatcaggagacacggcaatgtacagttgtgtatcatcagcgtagctatggaagctgatgccgtgtctcctgatgacatccccaagaggaagcatgtaaagattaaaaagaagtggacctaaaattgacccttggggaaccccacatccaatttcatgggttcctgaggagcatgtatccatacttacataaaagcatcgatctgtgagataggaacaaaaccagttgaggacagtaccagagagaccgaccagatggctgagtctgtttaataaaatgttaatgttgtgtaCCTGTTTGTCAGCTGAAAAGAGAAACTCGGATCATATGACGTGTGCCCGATGAGGCAGAATGTGATTTTGTGTTGTCAGATGTCTCTTGTTGTCGACAACACAGGTTGAAGTGACGACATCAGGAGCTTACAGCcgttttatggacagaatttaaatttctgtttctgatcaTATTAACTTCTCCATGAAATATGATCAGTTTGACCCAAATCACAGTTGTGTTTTAGTGAATGATCAGTGGAACATTTTGCTCTAGTCGTGTTTTCTGAGCTCTGTGCCGACACCTGATTAGTTCATGTGAACACTTTGACTCAACATGTGACCCTTtacatattttaaattaaatgcagATTTTACATGTGATTTAAAATACGTAAACGTCTCGCTGCGTTCTCCTGTTTGCTCATCTTGCTGTCCTTCCTGTGGCTGCAGCTGGAGCCCGGCCAGCCGCTGCCCTCACCGCAGGAGATGATGGGGAAGATCCTCAtcaagaacaagaagaagcacCATCACCACCGACCCTCCAGTGGAGGCAGCATACGGCGCcgagagcaggaggagcagtCGTCACCCAACAACGGTGAGCGCAGACAAACACCAGCGTACACCAGCTTCAGTAGTAGTCGGGGTGATGGAGAACCTGTGCTGCTCATATCTGTGTAAAAACAAGATGTTTAAGCTGATGGCCGGCTGCTTTCTGTGCAGACTGTCCTCTGAATGACAGTTACGGGAGTCAGATGCTGTCCAACGGGGAGGAGAAGCTGGCTGAGAGGATGGTCAAAGACTTGGAGCCTCGCAAATCCATAGGTGGGTTGAAGCAGAATGAAGTTCTGATTGAAGGGCGTCGGCGTCGTGGACGTGTTGGAACTCATAGTTTCCATTTCGTCCTTCtaggaggtgaaggagagagcgacgaggacgaggaggacgagacGGTGGCAGAGCTGAAAAAGCCGAACTCTGACGAGGTAAGAGCCACAGAGATCGGACTGATGTGGTGTCTGACTGGCTGGTGATGAgcttattgattgattgattgattgattgatgggtGGTATCTGCCTTCCTCAGGGTACAGCCAGCAGTGAGGTCAACGCTACAGAGGAGATGTCGACACTCGTCAACTACATCGAACCTGTCAAGTTCAAGAGTTTCGAGGTGGCaaacagtaagtgtgtgtgtgtgtgtgtgtgtgtgtgtgtgtgtgtgtgtgtgtgtgtgtgtgtgtgtgtgtgtgtgtgtgtgtgtgtgtgtgtgtgtgtgtgtgtgtgtggacacgcCTCGTTAGCCCTGAGCACCTCTCTCATGTAGCTCATTAGGCAGGTAGGCCGGCTGTGTGGTCTCATTCGTGGTTAATGATCAGTCTCGTCATGCAGCTCCGTCACACGTACACTCAGATCTTAATTGATTCCTGCAGCCGTGTAGATTTCCGCTCTTTGTCTCATTCTGATCTctgagtttctctctctctctccgtccacCAGAGAGGAAGAAGTTCTTTGAGATGTCTTCGTTCGTGGAAACAAAGGGGATGGACACCCTGAAGAGTTCCCCCGTCGAGTTCGTCGAGTATCCTTTAActatattttaaacattaatatatcagcaaataacttttttaactgacatctagtggttgTAAACATAAAAGAAAGAACCTGTGAAAGTCCTGTTTGGATCCTAACAGAACTCCTCCAGGTACAATAAGAACCAGCTGAGCCGGATCTACCCCAAAGGGACGAGGGTGGACAGCTCCAACTACATGCCTCAGCTCTTCTGGAACGTGGGCTGCCAGATGGTGGCGCTGAACTTCCAGACCCTCGGTacgtcctgctgctgtgttcctCCTCACAGGGCATAAAAACGACGCCTTCAAAGCGTCCTGAAGGAGGACATATCTCACACAGATACCAGGAGAAGCTGCAGTTTCATTTTTACTATCCTAGCAGATTCAGTTTGAAGTGATATAAATAAGGTCTTTAAGGTCTTTGTGCAGCTGGCAGATACTGTAGTGTTGATGATTTAAAGAGTCTCCTCAGCTTTATAAGTTAAAGCCTCTCAGTCTTTATCCCTCTAAATCCTCCCTTCACATTTattcctcccctctgtctcttccAGACCTCCCGATGCAGCTGAACATGGGCGTGTTCGAGTACAACGGCGGCAGCGGCTACCTGCTGAAACCAGAGTTCATGAGGAGGACGGACAAACACTTTGACCCGTTCACAGAAAACATCGTCGATGGAATAGTCGCCAACACTGTCAAAATTAAGGTGAGGATGAACTCATTGGGACGTTACATTTCTCTGTTTGAGATCCTTTAATGAACGTGTTTGATTTAAACGTCCACCAGGTGATGTCAGGTCAGTTCCTGTCAGATAAAAAGGTCGGCGTCTACGTGGAGGTGGACATGTTTGGACTTCCTGCCGATACAAAGAGGAAGTACAGAACCAAAACATCTGCTGGGAACTCTTTGGACCCCGTGTGGGatgatgaaatgtttgtgttcaaTAAGGTACctgatgcacacaaacacagttttgtgttttgcatattttcctcacctgttgttgtttgtcctgTGTTAACCTTCAGCACCGTCTCTCTGCAGGTGGTCCTCCCGACGCTCGCCTCTCTGAGGATAGCCGTGTTTGAAGAAAACGGCAAGTTTATTGGACACCGGATCCTCCCCGTGTCGGCCATCAGACCTGGTCGGTACTCACGCATTTAACCCGAGTCCTCAGTGACGCAGCAGCACCAGTGGACAGCAGTCACTCAGTCCTCTCTTGTTCCTTCATCTAGGCTTCCACTACATCAAcctgaagaacgagctgaaccagcccctcctcctgccctcgCTGCTGGTTTACACCGAAGCTCAGGACTACATCCCCAACGAGCACCAGGGTAGGAACACCACGTCTGATTTAAACCATCAGTTCATACTTTCAGCCGACGAGTATTCACGCTATCTAAATGACACgtggatttaaaaagaaacagacttTTTGTGAAACGCGCTTATTCACTTTCTTTCCAAGAGTTGGCTGAGAAGCTCGGTACCGCTCGCGTGTTGGTCGGGTACATTTGAAGCTACAGTTAACAGcctcttagcttagcttagctttgcataAAGACTTGAAATGGGGGAAATAGATGTCGTTTTttaaaggtaacaaaatctgtATGAGTCTCACTGGTTACCTGCCAGCCAAGAAATGCTCCGTTACAAAACCTTCAGTTAAACCATCACAACATCTTTTTACTCTTTGTTTTACAGTCggattaaacaaacataaacaagaTAAGCTAGCTGTTTCTTCCCAGTcgtcatgctaagctaagtcaCCTGGCTGCTGGGGCTAgcatccatctcctcctctaaaTCTCAAAGAGACAGCAGATATGTGTACTTTTTCCTTTGAGACAACTTTAGACTTGAAAGCAAAGTCATCAGAATTTAATCTGTTCAAACCAGTTTTCTTCTGAGGGCTGTGGTTATGTGATGAAGCTTTGAGAGCTGAAGTTACTTTGTGATACAGATTTGGACTTCAGCAGTTTGGGACTTTGTGGATATTCATGGTCTTATTCTTACtctgctgtatttgttttgtgtgtgttctcagagtATGCAGAGGCTCTGACCAACCCCATTAAGCACGTCAGTGAATTGCacaagagagagacacagcTGGCTGTTTTGATAGAGGACAACAATGAGGTAAGACTCTCAGAGATCTCTCTGTAGTCGGCAGTCGGTCTCTGTGTGGTGCCTGCAGACCCTCCGTCACTCATCCATCCTTTTCTCCAGCATGTCCCCAGCCAACCCAAAGAGGGAGAGCCCAGGAGAAAGAGTGATGTCATTCCAGGAGGTCAACCCCCTTCCCCCTTCAACCCCTTCCACCCCCTCCCCCCATCGGAACCCTCACCTGACATCATCAGAGTACCTGCACAAggtaatccccccccccccgacactTTCAGAGTAGAGTTTCAGACTTTCTGCTGTTTTGCACTTGAATGAGTTTAGTGGGTTACCAGTTTgttgtgctaacgttagctaacatcatcatccgtgtgtgtgtcttcactGCAGACATATCCATTGTAGTCTTATAATTTTATTATACGTTTTAATCTTCAAGTGAAGCATTTTGCTTTGTTGTCCAAACATAAACTCTTCTTCAGTgaaacttaaagctgcactatgtTTAGATTTGGCTTGCTGTCTTGTTCACATTGTGAACAGAAAGGGGACTAACTGTAGCTgtggttagctagttagctctgttagcctaGCATGTAGTGGTGGAGACTGGGGGCTCCGAGCACCGTTAGCTGGTCAGTGTGCTAAcctcagtagatatctctgcaacacaatacacagacgtCATGACGTCAGATAACTAGGGTTGGGCGGTATGAGCAAAATCTTATATCACGGTATGAGTAGTTTCATATCACGGTAACGGTATATATCGCAGTCTGTTGTTGTAGCAAAATGAAGAACACTTTGAAACTCCTTTTCAATTTTGCTACGGCACTCTCCATATAGTCGTGGCAACTCCACCTCAGTAAAGTGCTTGCAGCTGGGCATTACACACCTCGGGTTGAGGGTGCTGAGTAATTCTCTGAACCCCGGCTTTTCAACGGTATAAATCGGGACCATGTCTTTGCATATGTGTGTCGTGATGGCCTCCGTTATCTTCCTCCATCGACGTTATTTTTTGTCATACGGGGTGCCTTTGGTGAAAGACTCTGCCAAGCTCTTTTGGAtgagaggagctgctgcaacttttgtttttgaagcAGCGGGTGCGCCACTCATGTTTTGGCTTTCATAATACTGCTTCGCATGTTTTAGCTTTAAGTGGTGGAAGAGGTTACTGGTGTTTCCACCTCCAGCAGCAACAGTCGCGTGACACTCTTTGCAGAGTATCACTTTTTGTTCGTTGTCGGATTTTCTAAATCTGAAAAAGTTCCACACAACAGATGTAGCGCCCTTTTTCGGAACaagttcctcctcctcttcgtcatGGGTGGGTCGGGCTGCCTCCGTTTCCTCGTGACGTTCACTCTCCGCCTCCGCCATGATTGTTATCACTCCAGTAAAGCTGTTTCTTCTTCGTCGTGCTCATGCAACCACGCCAAGCAGTCTGCCGCAGTGCCTGCAGTGCCCCGTGTGTTGAGGCGGTGTAACTACAGTGACTCAGAGAGATGCCGCAGACATCTGCTCTTTCTCAGGTATAAACGGTATTGCAAAATCTCTACCGGTGGACACTTTTATACCGTCACACGGTATAATATCGTCATACCGCCCAACCCTAAAGATAACTGTTTTTTAACCCATGTGCAGAAGTTAAAGTgttacacactgcacctttattAGCCTGCCCAGTTTCTTTCATCTCTGAAAAACATCATTCGTTTCACTTGAAGAATAACTTTTGTTTAACCAAAGCCATGCACACTGTTTTATCATGCGTGGTTCACTTTCCCATGTGTCCATTCCACACAtctcacactgtgtgtgtgtgtgtgtgtgtgtgtgtgtgtgtgtgtgtgtgtgtgtgtgtgtgtgtgtgtgtagccccAAGTCCGAAAGAAGACCTCATAGCCACTGTCCTGGCAGGTAAGGTCATCAGCACATCCATCGCCACACAGAAATAAGTGAACTCATGTTTGCGTCACGTAGAGCTGCATGTAggatatatacagtatttaatGTGCAGCCTGGTGAAGGTCAGGAGTGGTTTGTTCCCACTGTTAGATAACAAAGGTGATTGGCCCtgattatctgtctgtctctcagaggTCAATGCTGACTCCATAGAGGATCTGAGGAAGCAGAAGAGCTATCTGAAGCtgcaaaagaaacacaacaaagaacTCAAAGAGCTGCGCAAGAAGCACCTGAAGAAGGTAacgacacagacacagacagctcCACAGAAACAACTGGCGTCGGCACAAGATGTGTAATATTTTCTCCTGTGTGCTGCAGAATAAATGAGCTTGTGatcgtgtgtgtttgcaggtgtgGAATCTGAGTAAGGAGCAGAAGAGTCGCAGCAGCCAGATTCAGTCTGACGGCCAGAGGAGACGCAGTCAGATGGAGAAACACCTGAAACGCAGCATCAAGAAAAAGTAAGAGTGGATTTATAAAGACGAGATTAAGATGATCTAAAGAAGGATCATTAAGTTAGAGCTGCAACGAGTTTTAGATTCTGTCAACTATTCAATTACTCTGCAGCTACTTGGACACTCGATCGCTCTGAGAAACTTACTAAGAAAAGCAATCATTATTTTCTGATTTCCAGCCTCTTGAAGCAAcattgaataataaacaaattatcaaTACAATATGTGAAATTATCTattgaagctagcatgctaaccagttagccccaTCCCAGTTCAAATCTTCCATGCGAGCGatgcaaacaccaacactccctcTTCACCAAGCTGTCAGTACCGACTGCTAGCTGCTAGGCTAACTAGGTAACGGCTGCAGTTAGCGGCAGTTAGCCTGGTGATATGCTCCAACTATATTTCTGAACTCAACATACAACACTTATCGCCCCTGGTGCTTTCACTTAGAgattaaaaagctgaacattttgatagctgaactgttcctttagcTGGACGTTAgctggagcagtagcagaaCGAAAATTAGAAAAACTCCCCACAAGGATGAAtggaaaaatcagaaaaagctgaatatttccaaaatgtgtaaatgaggaGCAAcatctaagtgtgtgtgtgtgtgtgtgtgtgtgtgtgtgtgtgtgtgtgtgtgtgtgtgtgtgtgtgtgtgtgcagtgagtCCCAGGAGCCGGTGCAGCGTGAGCTCTCAGCGTTGGATCAGGAGATCGAGAAGCAGACGGTGCAGCTGAGGGAgtggcagctgcaggagctgctgaagctccgacagcagcttcacctgctggagagagagaggcaacaaacacacctgcaggaggtacacacacacgcacacacacacacacacacacacacacacacacacacacacgtcagttCACCCCTCCACCTGATGTGTAAACACTCAAGGTGACACAGTTGGACAAACACTGTGTCCCTGGTTTGAATTATTAAAGACGCTCACTCACACAGAGTTCATCATCGGCTGACCTCTGAGACTCTCTGTGGCACTCGGGTACATCTGCACAGCGTTCACTGACAGGCCGTCGTCTGCTGCCGTGTGTTTTCAGGCCTTCCAGAAGTTAAAGGAGACGGCGCATGAATGCCAAGCAGCTCAGCTGAAGAAGCTCAGGGAGACGTGTGAGAAGTGAGTGCAGCAGGTTCACCTTGTACAGCTGGAGGAACCAGGAGTCAGTCACTGTGACGTCCTGCTGATAGTCGTAATGAACAGCACAGTGTTGATTCTAATGTAGTTTTCCTGGCAGTGACATAAATGTGAAATGTCTCTGATGTAATGTTGGTTTCTGTGTTtgcagggagaagaaggagctcCAGAAGATCCTGGACAGGAAGCGACAAAACAGCATCAGCGAAGCCAAGAGCCGCGACAAAGACAAGGCTGAAGTGTAGGCGAGCCTGCAGTCTGCAGTCGGACATGTTTGTTGGCTGTTCTGTTATTTTGATtcacactcctctcctctctccttctcttcatctctctatCTCGCTCTGCAGGGAGCTGAATGAGATCAACAGGAAACATATTCAAGACTCGGTCGCCTTAATCCGCGGGGTGAGTACCCACACTGTTCTCACCAGCACTCCTCCACAATCCCCTACTTTACTTTACTAACCCTTCATATGTGTTTTTCTGCCGTTGTCATCAACTTCACTCCTCTCACACATCatcttcttttcctcctccttccctttgCGTGTTTTCTCCTGAAATCTTCGACGCCCTTGCTTCTGAGCTCCCATCTATTTTTATTCCTACGTCCCTGAATTTCCTGCCTAACACTCCTGTGCTGAATGTTGTTTTGCTCCTCTTGCTCAGCTGGAGGAGGCTCAGACCAGGAGGCAGGAGAAGCTGATGATGAGGCAGCGGGAGGTGCTGCAGCACATCGACGATGAACTCCCAGGGGTGAGCAAAAACACTCCGACTGACTCAATAACTGCTTTCATTCAGCACAGTCGAGAGCAGAAACAGCTTGTCTGGACAAAGTAAAGTTCAGCCCAGTTACATTTAATatcacagaggaaaaaacagctaCAGCTATCAAGCTAATGCTATCACTTAGGGTAAAGCTAACACTATATTTGTATAGATTTTATCCTCAACTGTAAATATCCATTTTGTGAGCTGACATCTTGgtagctagcttgttagctgacACTACAACAATGTCAGACATTCAAACATTCAGCGTGGCTCTTTGTGTGAACGCTAGCAGTAAACCTGTGccgtgttccaatatccatactttccgtacttactatacttagtttgagtacgtagggtgttccgatatctATTGCGgtgaaaagaagtgtacttaaaggacccggatgttgcactcataacggcaaaattgctgagtgtgcaacgatgtacactttgcgcactcaacggccgccatcttgtctacgtagcggaagaagcggagccaggcagaggcgctccgctcggatttttttttttaaatagcttctgagacaacagcgcctgcagcggagccatactgcaggattgtaggattgtaattgttaaaaagtaaagccgtagatgtcttatgttcaccgttcaaagcAGGATGTTTTTGCCGCCGCGGCGGCTGTCGCGAtcgtaatttccggtaagtgcaccacggagtattagatttgAAACaatactcacctgctgaaatctgcgtacttagtaagtgtggatagtgtactacgtttaagtgtactcatggaagtatggatatcggaacacaACACATGATTCATTgggagctaacaagctaacatttaatctgagctctgattggctgtgacgTTAGCTAGCTCAGTGCAACGTCACCATTTCGTTGCTGTATCTGGTTGTAGGTCTGTCTCTTGAAATCAATAATTAACTGAGAAATTCTGTAATAATTTACATTTACGATATGATAACTGGCCACATAAACAAAATTAGGTAGCAGTTGAATCCATACATGATACAGAATAAGACCTAGCTGTGGAAGCTAACAGGTTTAGCTTAGCAGATACCCAAAATACTCATCTGAAAAGGGtgtaaaatggaaaaatgaTGACCTGTTACACAATTTGCCTGCCAGCCTTTAACAGAAAtagtttaatgtttttgaaataaTTAGTAAGGAAGCAGTTAGCCTAGCCTAGCATGCAGACTGGATGCTAACCCGAGTCCAGTtctgtccaaaggtaaaaaACTTGCGAGCATCTCTAAAacatatcttgtttgtttagtttgtaccaacataaatgtataaagatatattttaaaaactttctAGGCCATCAAGCTAGCTGCTTccctgtctttatgctaagctaagctcaTCACCTGCCTGTTCTAGttaaataataaacatacagacatgagaaCGATCAGTCTTTTCATCTAACGCTCAGCAATAAAGGGAATTTCCCAAAGTCTCAATGTATAATTTTAACTCTTGATGATATGTTGATATGTTGCCGGTGTTTGTGATCAGCTGGAGtctcagctggagagagaaCTGGAGGACGAGTATCAGCGACTACCGGAGGAAATCTGCCAGCACCTTCAGCTGGAGCTCCAGAACAAAGGTCTCCGAAAGGACGCCCTGTTCTCGTCCCTGTCCAACAACAGCAGCCCGACCCCCAGCTCCGGGTCGGGCCCGCCCTCCAACTGCTCCACGCCGTCGTACCCGTCGACGCCCAATCGCAGCACCTGGAACAGGAGCATGGACAATAGCACTGCCTCATTGGCCGATTCCACTTCCTCGTCCACCACTCCCGTCCTGTCCGAGGCGGAGATGTCCTTCAGTTAAAACTAttgtaaaaaggaaaatgcatACATTCAACTGGGGTCTATAATGATTATAATGTGGGATAGTACTGATATTAATTATTAACTAATTTTATTCCTGTTTTTTATTACagactgttgttgttcttgtctACAGAgctatattattttttatttggctGTTTTTGTCAGAGAACACATCAGTTTGTTGGAAGATTTCATACGAATCGtaaccaaactttttttttttttttttacatgttctgtctctttgtgttgcTTTATGTTGCTCGTACTTTTTCTTTGCATCATTCCCGTGTTTGTCTGCTCAGTGAGCGTCGCTGTGGGTTCACCACCGTCAGCTCTATGTTGACACTGTTTGTGCTGAAGTCTGTCTGTTTGTAACAGCTTTAACTTCTTTATTTTAACTTTCTGTGAGATTTAAACTGCTGAGAGAGGAACACAGTTATGAAAATTACCCTTAATGGTGGAAAAAGTCTTTGTGACAACGTATAACAACTGAGATTACTTTATAATCGCCTCATGGTACAATTCAAAACACAGAGTGCAAGAAATAAATGTCCAAAACCAAACATCTTTTCCACTATGACACCAAAGGTTTTCAAAGTTAGAGACACATTTGAGCATCAAGACAGAATATAAAGTAAAAGTGAGCTGAATTTTTATCCAAATCTCATTTTAAAGACATGAAAATGAGTTTAGAAGCGATTGTTCAGCTGTAATAGCAGCTGATGACCAGCAGGCGGCACTGCagcctcagctgtgtgtgtgtgtgtgtgtgtgtgtgtgtgtgtgtgtgtgtgtgtgtgtgtgttttaaattggTGGTCTGAGCTTCCTGGTTGTCCTGTCtgactgtacacacacacacacacacacacacctgtgtcagGAGGATTTGCAGCGTCATTGGTGGGAATAAAGTCTGTGGCCTTTTAACCTCCAATCAGAATCCAGACAAGGTGGCATGGTGGGCGGTCAGCAGACACCCATCTGGacccgagtgtgtgtgtgtgtgtgtgtgtgtgtgtgtgtgtgtgtgtgtgtgtgtgtgtgtgtgtgtgtgtgtgtgtgaaggtgaagAACGGAGAGTGTCAGTGATGTAAGAgtcactttacacacacacacacacacacacacacacacacacagcttattGGTTCAGAGGCCGAAAATCTGGAAAATCCTCATCCCATCCAATCTACACTCTGTTAgaaacacataacacacacacacacacacacacacacacagacacacagacacacacacacacacacacactttatggAAGAACTTTAATAGTTTTATATTGCAGATTactaaactctgtgtgtgtgtgttaatctcTTGATGAGACATCTGCTGGTCGGGGCAGAAACACTTCCTGATggatggaagtgtgtgtgtgtgtgtgtgtgtcggtgtgtgtgtctgtgtgtgtctgtgtgagttgCTGCAGTGAGTTTGCCACTTTCTCCGCCTGCAGAACGACATCACAGTGAGCTGATAACAACAGTCTGTGACACTTTAATGCactaactctgtgtgtgtgtgtgtgtgtgtgtgtgtgtgtgtgtgtgtgtctgt containing:
- the plcb3 gene encoding 1-phosphatidylinositol 4,5-bisphosphate phosphodiesterase beta-3 isoform X1, which gives rise to MAGAKPGVHALQLKPVSVHEALKKGGKFIKWDEPTLEPKLKEPNSGPPTLVTLKVDPDGFFLYWTGGSNLEVEILDMGTIRDTRTGKYAKQPKDPKLREVLGFGKGDNVEGKLVTVVHGNDLVNTSFLNFQAMQEDTAKIWTDELFTLATNLLSQNASRNTFLLKAYTKLKLQVNQDGKILVKNIHKLFSDKKKVDLALEHCGLVNNNKSDGIKPDDFTWEAFQKFLNNLCLRPEIQSILEESGSKGKPFISLEMFMDFINRRQRDSRLNEVLYPPLKKEQVRQIMERYETNTSQLERDQISLQAFARYLGGEENSIVPPERLDVIDDMTQPLSHYFINSSHNTYLTVGQLTGLSSVEMYRQVLLTGCRCVELDCWKGRPQDEEPYITHGFTMTTEIPFKEVIEAIAESAFKTSPYPLILSFENHVDSAKQQAKMAEYCRTIFGDALLIDPLEKYPLEPGQPLPSPQEMMGKILIKNKKKHHHHRPSSGGSIRRREQEEQSSPNNDCPLNDSYGSQMLSNGEEKLAERMVKDLEPRKSIGGEGESDEDEEDETVAELKKPNSDEGTASSEVNATEEMSTLVNYIEPVKFKSFEVANKRKKFFEMSSFVETKGMDTLKSSPVEFVEYNKNQLSRIYPKGTRVDSSNYMPQLFWNVGCQMVALNFQTLDLPMQLNMGVFEYNGGSGYLLKPEFMRRTDKHFDPFTENIVDGIVANTVKIKVMSGQFLSDKKVGVYVEVDMFGLPADTKRKYRTKTSAGNSLDPVWDDEMFVFNKVVLPTLASLRIAVFEENGKFIGHRILPVSAIRPGFHYINLKNELNQPLLLPSLLVYTEAQDYIPNEHQEYAEALTNPIKHVSELHKRETQLAVLIEDNNEHVPSQPKEGEPRRKSDVIPGGQPPSPFNPFHPLPPSEPSPDIIRVPAQAPSPKEDLIATVLAEVNADSIEDLRKQKSYLKLQKKHNKELKELRKKHLKKVWNLSKEQKSRSSQIQSDGQRRRSQMEKHLKRSIKKNESQEPVQRELSALDQEIEKQTVQLREWQLQELLKLRQQLHLLERERQQTHLQEAFQKLKETAHECQAAQLKKLRETCEKEKKELQKILDRKRQNSISEAKSRDKDKAEVELNEINRKHIQDSVALIRGLEEAQTRRQEKLMMRQREVLQHIDDELPGLESQLERELEDEYQRLPEEICQHLQLELQNKGLRKDALFSSLSNNSSPTPSSGSGPPSNCSTPSYPSTPNRSTWNRSMDNSTASLADSTSSSTTPVLSEAEMSFS
- the plcb3 gene encoding 1-phosphatidylinositol 4,5-bisphosphate phosphodiesterase beta-3 isoform X3, translated to MAGAKPGVHALQLKPVSVHEALKKGGKFIKWDEPTLEPKLKEPNSGPPTLVTLKVDPDGFFLYWTGGSNLEVEILDMGTIRDTRTGKYAKQPKDPKLREVLGFGKGDNVEGKLVTVVHGNDLVNTSFLNFQAMQEDTAKIWTDELFTLATNLLSQNASRNTFLLKAYTKLKLQVNQDGKILVKNIHKLFSDKKKVDLALEHCGLVNNNKSDGIKPDDFTWEAFQKFLNNLCLRPEIQSILEESGSKGKPFISLEMFMDFINRRQRDSRLNEVLYPPLKKEQVRQIMERYETNTSQLERDQISLQAFARYLGGEENSIVPPERLDVIDDMTQPLSHYFINSSHNTYLTVGQLTGLSSVEMYRQVLLTGCRCVELDCWKGRPQDEEPYITHGFTMTTEIPFKEVIEAIAESAFKTSPYPLILSFENHVDSAKQQAKMAEYCRTIFGDALLIDPLEKYPLEPGQPLPSPQEMMGKILIKNKKKHHHHRPSSGGSIRRREQEEQSSPNNDCPLNDSYGSQMLSNGEEKLAERMVKDLEPRKSIGGEGESDEDEEDETVAELKKPNSDEGTASSEVNATEEMSTLVNYIEPVKFKSFEVANKRKKFFEMSSFVETKGMDTLKSSPVEFVEYNKNQLSRIYPKGTRVDSSNYMPQLFWNVGCQMVALNFQTLDLPMQLNMGVFEYNGGSGYLLKPEFMRRTDKHFDPFTENIVDGIVANTVKIKVMSGQFLSDKKVGVYVEVDMFGLPADTKRKYRTKTSAGNSLDPVWDDEMFVFNKVVLPTLASLRIAVFEENGKFIGHRILPVSAIRPGFHYINLKNELNQPLLLPSLLVYTEAQDYIPNEHQEYAEALTNPIKHVSELHKRETQLAVLIEDNNEHVPSQPKEGEPRRKSDVIPGGQPPSPFNPFHPLPPSEPSPDIIRVPAQEVNADSIEDLRKQKSYLKLQKKHNKELKELRKKHLKKVWNLSKEQKSRSSQIQSDGQRRRSQMEKHLKRSIKKNESQEPVQRELSALDQEIEKQTVQLREWQLQELLKLRQQLHLLERERQQTHLQEAFQKLKETAHECQAAQLKKLRETCEKEKKELQKILDRKRQNSISEAKSRDKDKAEVELNEINRKHIQDSVALIRGLEEAQTRRQEKLMMRQREVLQHIDDELPGLESQLERELEDEYQRLPEEICQHLQLELQNKGLRKDALFSSLSNNSSPTPSSGSGPPSNCSTPSYPSTPNRSTWNRSMDNSTASLADSTSSSTTPVLSEAEMSFS